Proteins from a genomic interval of Heterodontus francisci isolate sHetFra1 chromosome 31, sHetFra1.hap1, whole genome shotgun sequence:
- the LOC137347028 gene encoding ice nucleation protein-like, giving the protein MGNDNQHVTGRDRASKHESAPENGARINELMVQIEINGYDLVAIIDSWLQGDQGWELYLTVRKYRQKGKGSGDHESLKFSLPNTVEADLLNVFKAGIDRYFKNRGVNGLWRTVKKVELRSSCSYFLKSYVLMRFKLQELDYAIDPGSHDMSHLNLKGVPNALSKGVSSALSKGVPSALSKRVSSALSKGVSSALSKGVSSALSKGVPSALSKRVSSALSKGVSSALSKGVPSALSKRVSSALSKGILSALSKGVSSALRKGIPSALSKRVSSALRKGVPSALSKRVSSALSKGVSSALSKGVSSALSKGVPSALSKRVSSALSKGVSSALSKGVSSALSKGVPSALSKRVSSALSKGVSSALRKGIPSALSKRVSSALRKGVPNALSKGVSSALSKGVPSALSKRVSSALSKGVSSALSKGVPSALSKRVSSALSKGILSALSKGVSSALRKGIPSALSKRVSSALSKGVPTALSKGVPSALSKGISSALSKGVPNAVSKGIPSALSVSSALSKGVSTALSKGVPFALSKGIPSAHRKGIPSALSKGVPTALSKCVPTALSKGIPAAHHKGIPSALSKGVSSALSKGIPSAHRKGVSSALSKGVLSALSKGIPSALSKGVPAALSKGIPSALSKRIPSALSKGVSSALSKRIPSALSKRIPSALSKGVSSALSKRIPSALSKGVSSALSKGILSSLSKDILSALSKGVPAALSKGIPSALSKRIPSALSKGVSSALSKRIPSALSKGVSSALSKGILSSLSKDILSALSKGVPAALSKGIPSALSKRIPSAISKGVSSALSKGILSSLSKDILSSLSKHILSALSKGVSSALSKGILSALSKRVSSALSKGVPSALSKGIPSNLSKGISSALSKGIPSALRKGVSSALSKGIPSTLSKGVSSALSKGILSALSKRVSSALSKGVPSVLSKGIPSNLSKGISSALSKGIPSALRKGVSSALSKGIPSTLSKGVSSALSKGIPSALSKGVSSALSKGIPSALSKGIPIALTKGIPPALSKGMLIALNKCIPSDLRKGIPSALSKGIPTALSKDIPSALSKSIPSALSKGIPSALSKSIPSALSKGIPTALSKGIPSALRKGVSSALSKDIPTALCKGIPTALSKGIPSALSKGIASALSKGIPSALRKGVSSALSKGILSALRKGVSSALSKGVPSALSKGVSSALSKGIPSDLRKGIPSDLRKGIPSALSKGILSALSKGIAFALSKGIPTALTQGIPSDLRKGIPSDLRKGIPSALSKGIPSALSKGMPIALNKGIASALSKGIPTALTQGILSALSKGMPIALNKGIASALSKGIPTALTQGIPSDLRKGIPSDLRKAVSSALSKGVPSALSKGVSSALSKGVSSALSKGIPSALSKGIPSALKGVASALSKGVSSAQSKGIPSALRAEL; this is encoded by the exons atgggtaatgataaccagcatgtgacaggaagggacagagcaagcAAGCATGAGAGTGCGCCAGAAAATGGGGCCAGA ATAAATGAATTAATGGTACAAattgaaataaatgggtatgatctggtAGCCATTATAGActcgtggttgcaaggtgaccaaggatgggaactgtatTTGACAGTTCGGAagtataggcagaaaggaaaaggaagtggg GatcatgaatctttgaaattctctctcCCAAATACTGTGGAGGCTGAtttattgaatgtattcaaggctgggatagacagatactTCAAAAATAGAGGAGTCAATGGGTTATGGAGAACAGtcaagaaagtagagttgaggtcaagttgctcctatttcttaaagtcttatgttcttatgagattTAAGCTCCAAGA GCTGGACTATGCAATAGATCCTGGCAGCCATGACATGTCACATTTGAATTT AAAAGGTGTACCGAATGCTCTTAGTAAAGGTGTATCGTCTGCTCTTAGTAAAGGTGTACCGTCTGCTCTGAGTAAACGTGTATCGTCTGCTCTTAGTAAAGGTGTATCGTCTGCTCTTAGTAAAGGTGTATCGTCTGCTCTTAGTAAAGGTGTACCGTCTGCTCTGAGTAAACGTGTATCGTCTGCTCTTAGTAAAGGTGTATCGTCTGCTCTTAGTAAAGGTGTACCGTCTGCTCTGAGTAAACGTGTATCGTCTGCTCTTAGTAAAGGTATATTGTCTGCTCTTAGTAAAGGTGTATCGTCTGCTCTTAGAAAAGGTATACCGTCTGCTCTGAGTAAACGTGTATCATCTGCTCTTAGAAAAGGTGTACCGTCTGCTCTGAGTAAACGTGTATCGTCTGCTCTTAGTAAAGGTGTATCGTCTGCTCTTAGTAAAGGTGTATCGTCTGCTCTTAGTAAAGGTGTACCGTCTGCTCTGAGTAAACGTGTATCGTCTGCTCTTAGTAAAGGTGTATCGTCTGCTCTTAGTAAAGGTGTATCGTCTGCTCTTAGTAAAGGTGTACCGTCTGCTCTGAGTAAACGTGTATCGTCTGCTCTTAGTAAAGGTGTATCGTCTGCTCTTAGAAAAGGTATACCGTCTGCTCTGAGTAAACGTGTATCATCTGCTCTTAGAAAAGGTGTACCGAATGCTCTTAGTAAAGGTGTATCGTCTGCTCTTAGTAAAGGTGTACCGTCTGCTCTGAGTAAACGTGTATCGTCTGCTCTTAGTAAAGGTGTATCGTCTGCTCTTAGTAAAGGTGTACCGTCTGCTCTGAGTAAACGTGTATCGTCTGCTCTTAGTAAAGGTATATTGTCTGCTCTTAGTAAAGGTGTATCGTCTGCTCTTAGAAAAGGTATACCGTCTGCTCTGAGTAAACGTGTATCATCTGCTCTTAGTAAAGGTGTACCGACTGCTCTTAGTAAAGGTGTACCGTCTGCTCTGAGTAAAGGTATATCGTCTGCTCTTAGTAAAGGTGTACCGAATGCTGTTAGTAAAGGTATACCGTCTGCTCTGA GTGTATCGTCTGCTCTTAGTAAAGGTGTATCGACTGCTCTTAGTAAAGGTGTACCGTTTGCTCTGAGTAAAGGTATACCGTCTGCTCATCGTAAAGGTATACCGTCTGCTCTTAGTAAAGGTGTACCGACTGCACTTAGTAAATGTGTACCGACTGCTCTTAGTAAAGGTATACCAGCTGCTCATCATAAAGGTATACCGTCTGCTCTGAGTAAAGGTGTATCGTCTGCTCTTAGTAAAGGTATACCGTCTGCTCATCGTAAAGGTGTATCGTCTGCTCTTAGTAAAGGTGTATTGTCTGCTCTGAGTAAAGGTATACCGTCTGCTCTAAGTAAAGGTGTACCAGCTGCTCTTAGTAAAGGTATACCATCTGCTCTTAGTAAACGTATACCGTCTGCTCTTAGTAAAGGTGTATCTTCTGCTCTTAGTAAACGTATACCGTCTGCTCTTAGTAAACGTATACCGTCTGCTCTTAGTAAAGGTGTATCTTCTGCTCTTAGTAAACGTATACCGTCTGCTCTTAGTAAAGGTGTATCTTCTGCTCTTAGTAAAGGTATACTGTCTTCTCTGAGTAAAGATATACTGTCTGCTCTTAGTAAAGGTGTACCAGCTGCTCTTAGTAAAGGTATACCATCTGCTCTTAGTAAACGTATACCGTCTGCGCTTAGTAAAGGTGTATCTTCTGCTCTTAGTAAACGTATACCGTCTGCTCTTAGTAAAGGTGTATCTTCTGCTCTTAGTAAAGGTATACTGTCTTCTCTGAGTAAAGATATACTGTCTGCTCTTAGTAAAGGTGTACCAGCTGCTCTTAGTAAAGGTATACCATCTGCTCTTAGTAAACGTATACCGTCTGCTATTAGTAAAGGTGTATCTTCTGCTCTTAGTAAAGGTATACTGTCTTCTCTGAGTAAAGATATACTGTCTTCTCTGAGTAAACATATACTGTCTGCTCTTAGTAAAGGTGTATCGTCTGCTCTGAGTAAAGGTATACTGTCTGCTCTGAGTAAACGTGTATCGTCTGCTCTTAGTAAAGGTGTACCATCTGCTCTTAGTAAAGGTATACCGTCTAATCTTAGTAAAGGTATATCGTCTGCTCTGAGTAAAGGTATACCGTCTGCTCTTAGGAAAGGTGTATCGTCTGCTCTGAGTAAAGGTATACCGTCTACTCTTAGTAAAGGTGTATCGTCTGCTCTTAGTAAAGGTATACTGTCTGCTCTGAGTAAACGTGTATCGTCTGCTCTTAGTAAAGGTGTACCATCTGTTCTTAGTAAAGGTATACCGTCTAATCTTAGTAAAGGTATATCGTCTGCTCTTAGTAAAGGTATACCGTCTGCTCTTAGGAAAGGTGTATCGTCTGCTCTGAGTAAAGGTATACCGTCTACTCTTAGTAAAGGTGTATCGTCTGCTCTTAGTAAAGGTATACCGTCTGCTCTTAGTAAAGGTGTATCGTCTGCTCTGAGTAAAGGTATACCGTCTGCTCTTAGTAAAGGTATACCGATTGCTCTTACTAAAGGTATACCGCCTGCTCTTAGTAAAGGTATGCTGATTGCTCTTAATAAATGTATACCGTCTGATCTTAGGAAAGGTATACCGTCTGCTCTTAGTAAAGGTATACCAACTGCTCTTAGTAAAGATATACCATCTGCTCTTAGTAAAAGTATACCGTCTGCTCTTAGTAAAGGTATACCATCTGCTCTTAGTAAAAGTATACCGTCTGCTCTTAGTAAAGGTATACCAACTGCTCTTAGTAAAGGTATACCATCTGCTCTTAGGAAAGGTGTATCGTCTGCTCTTAGTAAAGATATACCGACTGCTCTTTGTAAAGGTATACCAACTGCTCTTAGTAAAGGTATACCATCTGCTCTTAGTAAAGGTATAGCATCTGCTCTGAGTAAAGGTATACCATCTGCTCTTAGGAAAGGTGTATCATCTGCTCTGAGTAAAGGTATACTCTCTGCTCTTAGGAAAGGTGTATCGTCTGCTCTCAGTAAAGGTGTACCGTCTGCTCTTAGTAAAGGTGTATCGTCTGCTCTTAGTAAAGGCATACCGTCTGATCTTAGGAAAGGTATACCGTCTGATCTTAGGAAAGGTATACCATCTGCTCTTAGTAAAGGTATACTGTCTGCTCTTAGTAAAGGTATAGCATTTGCTCTTAGTAAAGGTATACCGACTGCTCTTACTCAAGGTATACCGTCTGATCTTAGGAAAGGTATACCGTCTGATCTTAGGAAAGGTATACCATCTGCTCTTAGTAAAGGTATACCGTCTGCTCTTAGTAAAGGTATGCCGATTGCTCTTAATAAAGGTATAGCATCTGCTCTTAGTAAAGGTATACCGACTGCTCTTACTCAAGGTATACTGTCTGCTCTTAGTAAAGGTATGCCGATTGCTCTTAATAAAGGTATAGCATCTGCTCTTAGTAAAGGTATACCGACTGCTCTTACTCAAGGTATACCGTCTGATCTTAGGAAAGGTATACCGTCTGATCTTAGGAAAGCTGTATCATCTGCTCTGAGTAAAGGTGTACCGTCTGCTCTTAGTAAAGGTGTATCGTCTGCTCTTAGTAAAGGTGTATCATCTGCTCTGAGTAAAGGTATACCGTCTGCTCTTAGTAAAGGTATACCATCTGCTCTTAAAGGTGTAGCGTCTGCTCTTAGTAAAGGTGTATCGTCTGCTCAGAGTAAAGGTATACCGTCTGCTTTGAGAGCAGAGTTGTAG